In a genomic window of Pseudoxanthomonas sp. Root65:
- a CDS encoding YerC/YecD family TrpR-related protein, translating into MKRRFPHEAADPAAGPVQALSEALSALDRPDEVRAFLEDLCTPAELEAMSDRWRVVPLLLKGVPYREIHDLTQVSVTTIGRVARTLERGAGGYATAVQRQQAAASSASH; encoded by the coding sequence ATGAAGCGCCGTTTCCCCCACGAAGCAGCGGATCCCGCCGCCGGCCCGGTGCAGGCGCTGTCCGAAGCCCTGTCCGCGCTGGACCGGCCGGACGAGGTGCGGGCCTTCCTCGAAGACCTCTGCACCCCGGCCGAGCTCGAAGCCATGTCCGACCGCTGGCGGGTGGTGCCGCTGCTGCTGAAGGGCGTGCCGTACCGCGAGATCCACGACCTGACCCAGGTCAGCGTGACCACCATCGGCCGCGTCGCGCGCACGCTGGAGCGGGGGGCGGGTGGCTACGCCACCGCCGTCCAGCGCCAGCAGGCCGCCGCGTCCTCCGCTTCCCACTGA
- the hisG gene encoding ATP phosphoribosyltransferase gives MSPSLTPATRERLRIAIQKSGRLAEPARTLLAACGLSWRESRDKLFCYGESLPVDLLLVRDDDIPGLIADGVCDFGIVGRNELDEQAGERALLGLPQAYRELRPLGFGSCRLMLAVPDSWEWEGPQQLQGLRIATSYPSVLRQWLQARGIDAAVVELSGSVEIAPKLGTADLICDLVSSGATLAANQLKPVETLLDSEAVLAGPAREFDDARAGLADMLLRRLDGVMKLKDSKLLMFRAERDTVPALSRLLTDSEGLVTLPGGEDGPLSLQAMCHGAVTWQRLEELQRAGAQGLMVLSVERSLA, from the coding sequence ATGAGTCCCTCCCTGACCCCCGCGACGCGCGAGCGTCTGCGTATCGCCATCCAGAAGAGCGGGCGGCTGGCCGAGCCGGCGCGCACGCTGCTGGCGGCCTGCGGCCTGAGCTGGCGCGAGAGCCGCGACAAGCTGTTCTGCTACGGCGAATCCCTGCCGGTCGACCTGCTGCTGGTGCGCGACGACGACATCCCCGGCCTGATCGCCGACGGCGTCTGCGATTTCGGCATCGTCGGCCGCAACGAACTGGACGAACAGGCCGGCGAGCGCGCATTGCTCGGCCTGCCGCAGGCCTACCGCGAACTGCGCCCGCTGGGCTTCGGCAGCTGCCGGCTGATGCTGGCGGTGCCCGACAGCTGGGAGTGGGAAGGTCCGCAGCAGCTGCAGGGCCTGCGCATCGCCACCAGTTATCCGTCCGTCCTGCGGCAATGGTTGCAGGCGCGCGGCATCGATGCGGCGGTGGTGGAACTGTCCGGCTCGGTGGAGATCGCGCCCAAGCTGGGCACGGCGGACCTGATCTGCGATCTGGTGTCCAGCGGCGCCACGCTGGCGGCCAACCAGCTGAAACCGGTGGAAACGCTGCTCGACAGCGAGGCGGTGCTGGCAGGCCCGGCGCGCGAATTCGACGATGCCCGCGCCGGCCTGGCCGACATGCTGCTGCGCCGGCTCGACGGCGTGATGAAACTCAAGGACAGCAAGCTGCTGATGTTCCGCGCCGAGCGCGACACGGTGCCGGCGCTGTCGCGTCTGCTGACCGACAGCGAAGGCCTGGTGACGCTGCCCGGTGGCGAAGACGGTCCCCTCTCGTTGCAGGCGATGTGCCACGGCGCGGTCACCTGGCAACGGTTGGAGGAGCTGCAGCGCGCCGGTGCGCAGGGCCTGATGGTGCTGTCGGTCGAGAGGTCGCTGGCATGA
- the hisD gene encoding histidinol dehydrogenase, which translates to MTASPAPVYDWNALDDVAREGLLARPVQTVAQRTRDAVAGLLADVQARGDLALRDVTARFDGVELATFEVSEEEFAAAHTAVPADLRQAMQEAAERIEAFHRAGMAQPYAVETAPGVVCERMILPIPRVGLYVPAGSAPLPSTALMLGVPSRLAGCREVVLCTPPRRDGTADPAVLVAAQLTGVRRVFKLGGAQAIAAMAFGTESVPACDKLFGPGNSYVTEAKRQVAQAGAAAIDMPAGPSEVLVIADAGADAAFVAADLLSQAEHGPDSQVLLLSDDSNLIERVQAELATQLAALDRADIARQALSASRLVKVATLDDAFAISNRYAPEHLILALRAPRAWLDKVEAAGSVFLGDYTPEALGDYCSGTNHVLPTGGAARAYSGVSVASFQNFVSVQSASRAGVTAIGGCALTLARAEGLDAHANAVALRLRKAAA; encoded by the coding sequence ATGACCGCATCGCCTGCTCCCGTTTACGACTGGAATGCGCTGGACGACGTGGCGCGCGAGGGCTTGCTCGCACGACCGGTGCAGACCGTCGCGCAGCGCACGCGTGATGCCGTCGCCGGCCTGCTCGCCGATGTGCAGGCGCGCGGCGATCTGGCGCTGCGCGACGTCACCGCGCGCTTCGATGGCGTTGAACTCGCGACGTTTGAAGTGAGCGAAGAGGAGTTCGCGGCCGCCCACACGGCCGTGCCCGCCGACCTGCGGCAGGCGATGCAGGAGGCGGCGGAGCGCATCGAAGCCTTCCACCGCGCCGGCATGGCGCAGCCCTACGCGGTGGAAACCGCGCCGGGCGTGGTCTGCGAGCGGATGATCCTGCCGATCCCGCGCGTGGGCCTGTACGTGCCGGCAGGAAGTGCGCCGTTGCCGTCGACGGCGCTGATGCTGGGTGTTCCTTCGCGCCTGGCCGGTTGCCGCGAGGTGGTGCTGTGCACGCCGCCGCGTCGCGACGGCACCGCCGATCCGGCGGTGCTGGTGGCCGCGCAGCTGACCGGCGTGCGCCGGGTGTTCAAGCTGGGCGGTGCGCAGGCGATCGCGGCGATGGCGTTCGGCACGGAGAGCGTGCCGGCCTGCGACAAGCTGTTCGGCCCCGGCAACAGCTACGTGACCGAAGCCAAGCGGCAGGTCGCGCAGGCCGGCGCCGCGGCCATCGACATGCCGGCCGGTCCGTCGGAAGTGCTGGTGATCGCCGATGCCGGCGCGGATGCGGCTTTTGTCGCGGCCGACCTGCTGTCGCAGGCCGAGCACGGCCCGGATTCGCAGGTGCTGCTGCTGTCCGACGACAGCAATCTGATCGAACGCGTGCAGGCCGAACTCGCCACCCAGCTCGCCGCGCTGGACCGCGCCGACATCGCCCGGCAGGCACTGTCGGCCTCGCGCCTGGTCAAGGTCGCCACGCTCGATGACGCCTTCGCCATCAGCAACCGCTATGCGCCGGAGCACCTGATCCTGGCGCTGCGCGCGCCGCGCGCCTGGCTGGACAAGGTGGAAGCGGCCGGTTCGGTGTTCCTCGGCGACTACACGCCGGAAGCGCTGGGCGATTACTGCAGCGGCACCAACCACGTGCTGCCGACCGGCGGCGCTGCGCGTGCGTACAGCGGCGTGAGCGTGGCCAGTTTCCAGAATTTCGTCAGCGTGCAGTCGGCCAGCCGTGCCGGCGTTACCGCCATCGGCGGGTGCGCACTGACCCTCGCGCGCGCCGAAGGACTGGATGCGCATGCCAATGCCGTGGCGCTGCGCCTGCGCAAGGCGGCCGCATGA